GGGCATCGTGAATCCCGATAAGTTCTTCTGCTTTTTGACATAAAAAAACACCAAACAAAGTTAATAATATCAAAGCGACTAAAGTGATCTCCAAATACCAAATTAAAATAAAAGCCACCAAACTACCAGCTGTCCCGGGAAAATAAGGGACTAAACCTACATAAAAACCTGTTGCCAAACATCTAATTGCTTCCTTCATTTTGTTTTTAACCTCAATTTCTTTCTAGCATTTAAAAAATAGTCCAAACCTGACCATAAAGTAAAAAATACCGCTAAATAAATTAAATATTGTCCTCCGGGAACATTTAATAGTAAAGCAGTGATAGCTATGATTTGAGTAATTGTTTTTAATTTACCTAACTTACTAGCAGCAATAATTATCCCTTCCGCGGCAGCAATAGTTCGTAATCCAGTAACAAAAAACTCCCTGCCGATAATTATAAAGGCAATCCAACCAGCTAACAACGCCAATTCTACCAAAACTATTAAGGCTGCGGTAATCAATAATTTATCTGCCAAAGGATCCATTAATTTTCCGAAATTGGTTATTTGTTTTCGTTTACGTGCAATATAACCATCAAGCCCATCAGTGCTAGCCGCCAGTATAAAAACACCTGTGGCTATATACTGACCATAGGGAACACGAATTAAAACAAAAAACATAAAAATAGGTATTAAAACAATTCTTAGCATAGTAAGTTTATTGGCCAAATTCATTAATAATCTCTCCCAATAAAGCATAATCCCGACTATGGGTTATGCTTACTTTTATAAAATCACCAATTTTAAGCCTTATCTGAGGTTTAAAATAAACAAGACAATCTATTTCGGGGGAATCACTGGCCATTCTTCCCTCCCAGAGACCTTCATATTCAGAACTAGGACCATCAACAATTATGTGCACCTTTTGACCTAAATAAGCAGCCAATGAATGGGCCAAAATTTTACTTTGTAGTGAAGTTGCTTTTTGTAATCTTTCCAATTTGAGTTGAGGATTTATTTGTTCTGGTAAACGTGCAGCCGGTGTGTTGGGCTCACGTGAATAAGCAAAAAAACCAGCACGAGCAAATTTAGTTTCCTGCAGAAAATTTAGCAGTTCTTTAAAATGTGCTTCGGTTTCACCAGGAAAACCAACTATAAAGGTTGAACGAAGTGTAATTCCCGGAATTATTTTTTTAATCTTAGCTAATAAATGTTTAATTTTTTTATTATCAAATGAACGACCCATTGCCTTTAAAATGGGATCGGCAATATGTTGTAAAGGTATATCAAGATATTTACAAATCTTTTTTTCCCGCTGAATTAATTCTAGTAATTCAGTAGTCAGATGTTCAGGATAACAATAATGTAATCTCAGCCATTTTAATTTTGGTAATTTAACTAGTTGACGCAATAATTCAGGCAACAGATATTCACCACTTAAATCCTGTCCATAATAAGTTGTATCCTGGGCAATTAAAATTATTTCGGAAATCCCGTGTTCGGTTAAAGCCTTTACTTCATTTACTATCGAAGTTAAGGGCCGACTTCGATAAACCCCTCTCATTTCCGGAATAACACAATAAGTACAAAAATTATTACAACCTTCCGCTATCTTAACATAGGCATAAGAACGTTGTAACTTATAATTTCGCGGTAAGCAATCATCATAGAGGTAATTTTCAGGTTGAGTAACTAAAACGATTTTTTCACCTGCAGAAAAACCCGCCAATAATTCCGGCAATTTTAATAAGTCACCACTACCTAAAAATATATCAACTTCAGGTAAAACCGCCTTTAATTCCGAAACATATTTCTGTACCAAACAACCAATCATTACTAAACACTTACAATTACCCCGCTTTTTATATTTCGCTAATTCCAAAATCATTTCAATAGATTCTTGCTTGGCATCAGTAATAAAACCACAGGTATTAAGTATAATAATTTCCGCCTCAGTTAGCTGTGCTGTCGGTTGAAAATCATTACGAGAAAGTAAACTATAAAGTTGTTCACTATCAACAGAATTTTTAGCACAACCTAAAGTAACAATCTTAAAATACTGTCCCATTTGCCGCCTCCACTATAATTCAACAATTTGATTATCTTCAATTCCATATGTTTTTGTAATTACCTCTCCAATGCGGCCAAGTTTGTCCAAAGGTTTATCATTTATAAAGACATTCATTTGCCCAGCATTACCTAATTTTAAAAATACCCAATTTAAATTAGTAAAACTAATTTCTTCTCCCTTAGTCATGATCGCTCGATAAAGATAATTATCTTCGGCATCGATCACTTCTACCCAACAGCGGTCATCAATACAGCTTAAGACTAAAGAAAAATCAGTGATTTCTTGCTCTTCTTCCGGGGGTTCAACAATTTCATTTTCCACTATAGGCTTGGGTGTTAATTCTTCCTCAGGTATTTCGGGTGTGGAAATAAAAAAACGCTGATAAATATAGGAAGTAGAAAAGAGCACTATAATAGCCAAAAACACAAAAACAATTTTGGCTATACGCGATGGAGCCACCGTTAAATCTATTTTTTGCGGTATTTTAGGGGGAATTGGTTGAGGTTTTATTGATTCAATTAATAAATGTAAATACTCACTATTTTCCAGTCCAAGATAACGATAATAGGTTCTTAAAAAACTTTTCAAATAGACAAATTCGGGAAAAAAATCCCAATCTTCATTTTCCATAGCTTGAATATATTCCAGGCGAATATTTGTTTCCTGCTCAACTTGTTCCAAAGAAAGTCCTTTACTTAAACGAGCTTCTCTTAATAAATCACCCAACCGTTCCATTTGTCCCCTCCTTACTCCTCTTTTTTCGGTGTACCAAAATACTCATAATATTCATCCCATGTAATTAAAATTGCTCTAGGTTTACTACCTTCATAACCACCAACCATTCCTTTATCCTCTAAATAATCAATAATTCTCGCTGCCCTAGTATAACCAATCTTTAAGCGTCTCTGTAATAGGGAAATAGATGCTTGACCGTATTCTAAAAATAACTTTATGGCCTCACCTAATAAAGGATCCTCATCCCCGGTAGATTCTTCAATATTTTGTTCGACCTCTGTCCATGGTTCAATATAATCAGTTTCAGTTGCTTGATTAGTAAAAAATTCAACTAAAGAGTTAATCTCTGCATCAGAAACATAAACACCTTGTACGCGTATAGGTTTAGGTAATCCGGTAGGATAAAAAAGCATATCCCCACGTCCCAGTAAACGTTCAGCCCCACCTAAATCTAGAATGGTGCGCGAATCAGTTTGTGAAGAAACAGCAAAAGCAATTCTGGAAGGAATATTAGCCTTAATTACTCCAGTAATTACATCCACAGAAGGTCTCTGTGTAGCTACTACTAAATGAATTCCTGCCGCCCGAGCCATTTGGGCCAAACGACAAATTGCATCTTCCACTTCAGCCGCCGCAACCATCATCAAATCAGCTAATTCATCAATAAAAACAATAATGTAAGGTAGTTTAGTTTCCTCTACGGTAATGGACTGATTATAACTTTGAATATCTTTTACCTTTTTCTCCGCAAATAGTTCATACCTGTTTTCCATTTCGGAAACCATCCAGCGTAAAGCAGCAGCAGCCTTTTTAGGATCGGTAATTACAGGAGAAATTAAATGTGGAATACCATTATAAGCGGAAAACTCAACTACTTTAGGATCAATTAAAAGCATTTTAACAGCTTCCGGATGTCCTTTATATAAAATACTAATAATTAAAGCATTCATGCAAACACTTTTACCTGAACCAGTAGCCCCGGCAATTAGCAAATGAGGCATTTTGGCCAAATCAGCTACAATAGGATTACCGGTAATATCTTTACCAAGAGCCACCGTTAATTCGGAAGGCGAATTTTGAAACAGTCCTGTTTCTAAAACTTCACGTAAAGTTACAATGGTTATTTCCTTGTTAGGAACTTCTATACCCACAGCCGCTTTTCCCGGTATAGGTGCCTCAATACGCACTTGTGAAGTAGCCAAAGAAAGTGCAATATCATCAGCTAGGCTCACAATACGACTTACTTTAATTCCCGGGGCTGGCTGAATTTCATATCTAGTAATTCCCGGACCACGACTAACATTAACTACTTTAGCCTGTACATCAAAATTAGCCAAGGTAGATTCCAAAACTCGTGCACTGTTGGTAATATCCTTATTTAGCCGCGAACTTTTTACTTTTGGAGCTCTTTTTAATAATTTTAAATCAGGGAATTGAAAATCTTCACTTACCTGTACAGGTTTTATTACTTGTTTTTCTTCTGGTTTAATCAAAGCAGGCGAAGTAAAAAGATCCGTCAAAGGGACTTCTTTATCCTCTTCAGCAAATTCAGGAACTGCTGATTTTTTTACTTGTTTTTTAACCACCTGTGAAGACTCTGGTTCTTCAATAAACAAGAAATCATTAATACCAGTCTTTGTATTTTGACAAAAAACTCTGATTCGCGTAAAAAATTGCTTAATTAATTCTGCTAAGCTCTTTTTAGCAATGCCTACAAATGAAGCAATTACTAAAACTGACCAAAAAATATAAGAACCGGCTTTACCAAAAAGAAATAAAGAAAAAGTAACCGCCATTCCCCCTAGAACCCCACCACCTAAGCCGTCCCTACCAAAGGCAATCGTTTGCTGTGCTTGAGGTAAATTTAAATGAAAAAAGGCTAAAATGGAAATTAGTAAAGCAATAATGGAACTCAAACGTAAAATTTCAAATTCCAAACGTTTTCTTAGTTTAAGAATCCCGATAAGCAAAAAAAGTAAGGGAATTAAAAATTTTCCTTGACCACATAATACTTTTAAAATAAAACAAAACAATCCCCCTACCGCCCCAACGGAAAAGCTATTTGCCGCAACACTTTCCTGACCTAGACAGAAAAAAATAAAAATTGCCAGAGCGATAAAAAAAATTCCGAGGATTTCTTGTTTAATTTCCTCTTTCAATTTTGATGTTTTAGGCATAATTTCACCCCATCAACATTAGTTTACTATATTCAAATACATGAGAGCAAATGTTTTTTAAAAAATTATTTCTCGTCCTGGTTGACAGGCCGTTTTTAAAAAATGGGCCGGATCTGTACTTAGGATTCGTTCAATCACTGCTTTATTATCCCCATGTTTTAATTTTAATTCAACCAGGACACCCTCAATTTTTCCATTTTTAATTTCCCAATCCTCACTTGAGGATTGATACCATAAGATTTCTGGTGGTACCGGTGTATAAATAATCAATGAATAATTTCTCCTTTCGACACATCTATTAATTCCTTTAATTTGTTAATTGCCGGAGATAAACTTCCCACTTCGTTAATTAATCCTGATTCTACCGCATCTACTCCTACTAAAACTGTTCCAATGTCGCGGGCTAAGTCCCCGGTTTGAAACATTAATTTACGCAGTTTTTTACTTGAAATACCGGAGTGTTTTTCTATAAACCTAATTACTCGGTCCTGCATTTTATCTAAATATTCATATGTTTGGGGAACACCAATAACTAGACCTGTTAACCGTATTGGATGAATGGTCATCGTAGCCGTTTCTGCTATAAAAGAATAATCCGCAGCTACCGCAATAGGCACCCCAATACTATGTCCCCCACCCAAAACTACTGAAACAGTAGGTTTGGATAAACCATCAATCATTTCTGCAATAGCCAAACCAGCTTCCACATCCCCACCTACTGTATTTAAAATAATTAAAAGTCCCTCAATTTTTGAATTTTGCTCCACAGCTACTAACTGAGGAATAATGTGTTCATATTTTGTCGTTTTGTTTTGCGGTGGTAGAATTAAATGTCCTTCGACTTGTCCTACAATTGTTAAACAATGAATATTGGAAGTTTCATCATGGGGTATTTGCATTACCCCCAATTCCTTAATATTTTCCCTAACCTTATTAGTGGCCTCCTGTTGTTTTTCCGACAAATAACACCCTCCCTTTCCTGTCTTCCCCAATATTTTATGTAATTATAAAAAAAAAATGCGTCCGTAAACGCATTTAAACTTCCATAATTATGGGCATAATCATCGGTCTTCTTCTAGTTTGCTCATAAAGATATTTCCCTAAAGCATCTCTTACCTGACCTTTTATGGTAGACCAGTCAGTAACATTTTTAGCACAACAATCATCAAGAACTACTTTAACTTTTGCTTTGGCTTCTTCAATTAATTCTTCGGATTCGCGTACATAAACAAACCCACGTGATACTATGTCTGGTCCGGCTGCAACAGAACCAGCTTCTTTATTAATTGTGATCAC
Above is a genomic segment from Clostridia bacterium containing:
- the pgsA gene encoding CDP-diacylglycerol--glycerol-3-phosphate 3-phosphatidyltransferase; the protein is MNLANKLTMLRIVLIPIFMFFVLIRVPYGQYIATGVFILAASTDGLDGYIARKRKQITNFGKLMDPLADKLLITAALIVLVELALLAGWIAFIIIGREFFVTGLRTIAAAEGIIIAASKLGKLKTITQIIAITALLLNVPGGQYLIYLAVFFTLWSGLDYFLNARKKLRLKTK
- the rimO gene encoding 30S ribosomal protein S12 methylthiotransferase RimO, which produces MGQYFKIVTLGCAKNSVDSEQLYSLLSRNDFQPTAQLTEAEIIILNTCGFITDAKQESIEMILELAKYKKRGNCKCLVMIGCLVQKYVSELKAVLPEVDIFLGSGDLLKLPELLAGFSAGEKIVLVTQPENYLYDDCLPRNYKLQRSYAYVKIAEGCNNFCTYCVIPEMRGVYRSRPLTSIVNEVKALTEHGISEIILIAQDTTYYGQDLSGEYLLPELLRQLVKLPKLKWLRLHYCYPEHLTTELLELIQREKKICKYLDIPLQHIADPILKAMGRSFDNKKIKHLLAKIKKIIPGITLRSTFIVGFPGETEAHFKELLNFLQETKFARAGFFAYSREPNTPAARLPEQINPQLKLERLQKATSLQSKILAHSLAAYLGQKVHIIVDGPSSEYEGLWEGRMASDSPEIDCLVYFKPQIRLKIGDFIKVSITHSRDYALLGEIINEFGQ
- a CDS encoding DUF4115 domain-containing protein, giving the protein MERLGDLLREARLSKGLSLEQVEQETNIRLEYIQAMENEDWDFFPEFVYLKSFLRTYYRYLGLENSEYLHLLIESIKPQPIPPKIPQKIDLTVAPSRIAKIVFVFLAIIVLFSTSYIYQRFFISTPEIPEEELTPKPIVENEIVEPPEEEQEITDFSLVLSCIDDRCWVEVIDAEDNYLYRAIMTKGEEISFTNLNWVFLKLGNAGQMNVFINDKPLDKLGRIGEVITKTYGIEDNQIVEL
- a CDS encoding DNA translocase FtsK: MPKTSKLKEEIKQEILGIFFIALAIFIFFCLGQESVAANSFSVGAVGGLFCFILKVLCGQGKFLIPLLFLLIGILKLRKRLEFEILRLSSIIALLISILAFFHLNLPQAQQTIAFGRDGLGGGVLGGMAVTFSLFLFGKAGSYIFWSVLVIASFVGIAKKSLAELIKQFFTRIRVFCQNTKTGINDFLFIEEPESSQVVKKQVKKSAVPEFAEEDKEVPLTDLFTSPALIKPEEKQVIKPVQVSEDFQFPDLKLLKRAPKVKSSRLNKDITNSARVLESTLANFDVQAKVVNVSRGPGITRYEIQPAPGIKVSRIVSLADDIALSLATSQVRIEAPIPGKAAVGIEVPNKEITIVTLREVLETGLFQNSPSELTVALGKDITGNPIVADLAKMPHLLIAGATGSGKSVCMNALIISILYKGHPEAVKMLLIDPKVVEFSAYNGIPHLISPVITDPKKAAAALRWMVSEMENRYELFAEKKVKDIQSYNQSITVEETKLPYIIVFIDELADLMMVAAAEVEDAICRLAQMARAAGIHLVVATQRPSVDVITGVIKANIPSRIAFAVSSQTDSRTILDLGGAERLLGRGDMLFYPTGLPKPIRVQGVYVSDAEINSLVEFFTNQATETDYIEPWTEVEQNIEESTGDEDPLLGEAIKLFLEYGQASISLLQRRLKIGYTRAARIIDYLEDKGMVGGYEGSKPRAILITWDEYYEYFGTPKKEE
- a CDS encoding translocation-enhancing protein TepA, giving the protein MQIPHDETSNIHCLTIVGQVEGHLILPPQNKTTKYEHIIPQLVAVEQNSKIEGLLIILNTVGGDVEAGLAIAEMIDGLSKPTVSVVLGGGHSIGVPIAVAADYSFIAETATMTIHPIRLTGLVIGVPQTYEYLDKMQDRVIRFIEKHSGISSKKLRKLMFQTGDLARDIGTVLVGVDAVESGLINEVGSLSPAINKLKELIDVSKGEIIH